The nucleotide sequence tttttttctttgttatacTTATACGTTCATTGCTCACCTCtacaccatccatccatccctgtTAGAATGTCAGAGTGGATCCAGAGGAACTCTTCACAAAGCTGGAGCGAATCGGAAAGGGTTCGTTCGGCGAGGTATTCAAAGGCATTGACAATCGGACCCAAAAAGTGGTGGCCATCAAGATCATCGACCTGGAAGAAGCTGAGGACGAGATTGAAGACATTCAGCAGGAGATCACTGTGCTGAGCCAATGCGACAGCCCCTTTGTCACCAAGTACTATGGCTCCTACCTGAAGGTGATGCCTCGCCACACCTTTTTGTTAACCTGTTAAATGGCAAAACGTCGCCAACActcaaatgtatgttttttgatTGCTATAGGATGCCAAATTATGGATCATCATGGAGTATTTAGGTGGTGGTTCTGCTTTAGATTTGGTGAGTCTCATACAATACAGTGCTGTTGTACCGActatataaatgttttaataCTAGGGATGTCCTGATCACATATCATCACAAATACTATGTCTAGTTTGCATGTATGTGATGGCAGTGCATCCAAATTTGGTGACATGACAGCGAATTAAAAATATCAAGTCATATATTTGGATGATTAGGTAGAGGGCATTTGCCAAGAATGAGCTCAACCTTGTAGGAAAATGGAATGGAAACTCTTGTTTAGGATGTTTAGATAATCAGACCTCAGTAatagtactgttttttttttcaactgttattttatttattttttgcactgatgtttttttctgttaagaTGGAGCCCGGTTCTTTGGATGAGACCCAAATTGCAACTATTCTGAGAGAGATTCTCAAGGGACTAGAGTATCTTCACTCTGAGAAGAAAATCCACCGAGATATCAAAGGTACATTTTCATACACCTGAAAACGTGACAATAGTTATGTTTTGCTTCCCATCATTTGGCTTGTCAATTGGGAACAGATATACTTGATCGATTCAGAGCAATGTATCATTACATTTGTAGTGATAATTACAACAGCGATGATAATTGTAGTcacaataaataacaaatgcAAATGTTTATGCCGTTTCAACTTGACGCACCACAGCCGCCAACGTACTTCTTTCTGAGCACGGCGAGGTGAAGCTTGCCGATTTCGGCGTGGCCGGCCAGCTCACAGACACCCAGATCAAGCGCAACACCTTTGTGGGCACACCTTTCTGGATGGCCCCGGAGGTCATTAAACAATCTGCGTACGACTCTAAGGTAAGGAAAGTGATAATGTGCCAGATCACACATCCATGCAGAGGTTGCTCGACCTTTGGGATGTTCAATTTGGAGACTGCACAACGATTATGTATGACAATGCACATGTATGCATTGCAGGCCGATATCTGGTCTCTGGGCATCACAGCAATTGAGCTGGCGAAAGGCGAGCCGCCGCATTCAGACCTCCATCCCATGAAGGTTTTATTTCTGATCCCAAAGAACAACCCTCCTACTCTGGAGGGAAATTACAGCAAGCCACTCAAAGAGTTTGTCGAGGCTTGCCTCAACAAGGAGCCCAGTTTTGTAGGTATTTCCAGCCGGCCATTATGTTTCCCTAGCAGCCTTGCTATTCTAAGGGCTTTTCCCCCGCTTCATTTTTGCAGAGGCCTGCTGCCAAGGAGCTGCTGAAGCATAAGCTTATTGTACGCCATGCTAAAAAGACATCCTACTTGACTGAATTGGTGGACAAATACAAACGGTGGAAGGCGGAGCAGTCGAGAACCACCGAGTCCATCTCTGATGAGTCAGACTCGTAAGTGTTGACAGCTTATTATGCAATCTTATAACGACAAATACTGAAGTGTTTTATTGTATTAATGTTTGTTAGGGAGCAGGATGGACAAGCATCAGGTGGAAATGACTTTGGCAGTGACAATTGGATCTTTACTATCCGTGAAAAGGACCCAAAGAAGCTACAGAACGGCGAGGGGCCGTCGGGGGCAACTCAACAGGTGCCTTACATAGTCTTTCCAAATCAATTTTATGGATCACTTGTTGATTATCATCATTCCACCACCATCAACACAACACAGTTTCAATTATGCTTTGTTTTCGAAATTAAAGATTTCATTTTAAGATTACTTATATAACTATAAGTCATAGTGATTGAAAAATTACATGTGAAAACTCATTATATTAAGAGTGCATCGGTAGCACAAATGTTCACTTTTACTATCGTAGGTGACATGATCTTTTGAAGTCCGTCCTAATTACTAGAACATTTGCCCAACTTGGATGATTCTATATTTTTTGCCCCTTTTCAGTGGCGTAGTACGATGCGTTTAACATTTCATATTTCTTTGCAGACTAAAGACATTCCAAAGAGGCCTTATTCACTGAGCCTGTCCACAGTCATCTCTCCTGCATTAGCCGAGGTAACAATCACGACCAAAATTGACAAATCATTTTGACCTGAACATACTAAATAATTGTTACCGTACCCAGCTTAAGGCCAGACAGGAGCACATGAACCAGAACCCTGTGGTCCTGGACGACTTGAAAGAGGCCATCTTGCGGGCCGAGGAGGCCTACCCTGGGATTTCAGATTCCCTGGTGGCTCACATGATTCACAGGCTCCAGAGGTACCACTCATTACCTCCTGTCCTGTTTATGATTGAATTACTTTAATATGAGCAccactttttatttgttttttggcagTTTCTCCAGAAGCAGATCATCATCTTCTATCCCATAGTGAGCAGCTCTCTACTCCCCAAACACGGAACAATCTTACTCCCCTTTTGCCATTTTACTCGGTAGCAGCTGATTTTGATCAACATCTATTCTGCTGAGACTTGTATTGACATTGCTgctatgcagatttttttttctcaccgaAGAGCTCCCAAAGACTTCAGCCTACTCCTCTCTTTTAACTCAAGCAAGTGGCATATCCCATGGGAACCTTTTGACAAAAGATACTTGGTGTGAATGCCATCTTTCCACCAAACAGGCCTAAAGGTAAATACCAGTGTTCATTTTTGGAAAACCTCAGGTAAAGTGCTTAAAGTTGACTGGCAAATTTCAATTTGCAGGCTCTCAATCACTGTGTACAAAATGCCCTCCAACATTTTGTAGATGCTtctactgagaaaaaaaaaaaacagaaatggctgaaacaaaaacaaaaaatcaatccCATGTTTTACCAATGTGTAAGTTATGGAGCTCCCTTACATAATGTGATGCAATATAGACATAATGTGCACACAATGCCCTTTACTTACTTCAGCATACGAATATGTGGCCACCAAATAGATTAATGTGAgcagaattattattttaagtttAATATTACAGAGAAACATGTAGTGTCTGGGTAAGCCATTGGGCACCTTAACTGGAAACGGCAATAGATAAAAACATATCCTTTTTCTAAATGCTTGCTTTTAGCAGGTGTTAGTTGTCATTTGATCCAGTGCCAAAAATAAATCCATCCTCATTCCTGAACATTGTTTAGCTTTAGAACTGTTAAATCCTACACACGGTCCTATTAGCACTACTTGACATATCCAAACCCTTTTTTGTAGTCACAGTTTAGCATTTGTGTGTACAAAATGTCTATATTGCAATCAACTTTCTCTCCCATTTCACTGGCTCCAATTCAGTATATCAGTGTTTTGCCTGACTATGTCCCAAATTGCAATCCTTCCATTTCAAAGGCCTGGAGAAAGCAACCTTGTTTCAAGGGTGGTGGGTATTATATGATAACAGCCAAACAATGCCACTCATCATGCCCTCCTCACACAGGAAGTGCCattgtttttcctattttttaatgACTGTTCTAGttaccatttcatttttttcccccaccaagGAAGTGTGGCACTTACTGAAAGAGAACCTAAAAGCAAACATTTATTCTACAGTTGCTAATAGCCATGTGTTGCTATGTTTACTTGAGAACTCCAGAATCTACTGTGCTAATGCAGCAATAATGTTGAGAAGTTGTATGACTTATCAGCActggtaagaaaattaaaaaaaacacacaaaaaagaaatgtgatatttttataACTGCGGTTATGGAATGCTTAGCGAAATTTTAAAAAGGCTACATAAAATATTACTTTAAGGAAATAACTGTGTACATTTGTTGATCATAGCTGGCAGTTTATAGTACTGTATATAATATTTGCTTGTCATTGGAGAAGTTAAATGTAAGCT is from Stigmatopora nigra isolate UIUO_SnigA chromosome 1, RoL_Snig_1.1, whole genome shotgun sequence and encodes:
- the LOC144202698 gene encoding serine/threonine-protein kinase 24-like translates to MALPPGTLPGMQNVRVDPEELFTKLERIGKGSFGEVFKGIDNRTQKVVAIKIIDLEEAEDEIEDIQQEITVLSQCDSPFVTKYYGSYLKDAKLWIIMEYLGGGSALDLMEPGSLDETQIATILREILKGLEYLHSEKKIHRDIKAANVLLSEHGEVKLADFGVAGQLTDTQIKRNTFVGTPFWMAPEVIKQSAYDSKADIWSLGITAIELAKGEPPHSDLHPMKVLFLIPKNNPPTLEGNYSKPLKEFVEACLNKEPSFRPAAKELLKHKLIVRHAKKTSYLTELVDKYKRWKAEQSRTTESISDESDSEQDGQASGGNDFGSDNWIFTIREKDPKKLQNGEGPSGATQQTKDIPKRPYSLSLSTVISPALAELKARQEHMNQNPVVLDDLKEAILRAEEAYPGISDSLVAHMIHRLQSFSRSRSSSSIP